The window TCTTGTTGCTCTCTTATTTTGGCCAAAGTTTCTGTTTGCACCGGTAGAGAATCCAGTATGTGATCAACATACTCGTCAGATGCGATTGCTACTTCCTGGCTTTTTGAACTGGCTCTATTTTCCTGGAGTGGACTCCTCGATAAGGTATCTGGAGTATGAAGGTTACGACCTGGGACATGAGAAATAGTGAACTGATACTGCATCAGTCGTAATCTGAATCGCTGAACTCGTAAAGGTAGTTCTTCTAAACGTCTGTTTGAACTCAGCAAAGACACTAAAGGTTTATGATCCGTTTCCACGTGAAATGCCATTCCCAGTAAGTAGTCACGGAATCGATCACATGCCCATGTGATAGAAAGTGCCTCCTTCTCTATCTGCGCATATCTAGCTTCTGCACTGGTAAGTGACCTTGATGCGTATGCAATAGGTTTCCATTCTCCATTGTCTTGCTTCTGTCGAATAACTGCTCCTAAACCATATGCTGACGCATCTGCTGACACAGCTGTTGGTCTGGTTGGAGAATATAAAGCTAACACTGGTGGTTGAGACAGATCTTCTTTGATTGTTTCAAAGGCACACCGTTGACTGTCTCCCCACATCCACTCTGACTTGGAGGTAATCAAGGCTCTCAATGGCTCTGTTTTCTCAGCTAGTCTTGGGAGAAACTTTCCCAGTTGGTTTACCATGCCTAAGAATCTCCTCACTTCTGTAGGAGTTGACGGCTCTGTCATCTCCTTAATTGCTTTAATTTTGTCTGGATCACTTCTTATTCCTGTGTGATCGACGACATGACCTAAGAAtttcactgtgtttgttgaaATTACACACTTCTCTTGGTTAAGTGTAAGACCGGCTTGTTGCACTCTCTCTAGGACTTTCCGAAGATGTTGATCATGTTCTGCTTGTGTCTTCCCATAGACCAGAATATCATCCATCAAGCACAGAGTTCCCGGCACACCGTTGAGTGTCTCAGACATTCTTTTCTGGAATAACTCCGGTGCCGAGGTTATACCAAATGGCAATCTGTTGTAGCAAAATCTACCAAATGGCGTTATAAACGTCGTGAGTAAGGCAGACTCGTTTGACAGCGGTATCTGCCAAAAGCCACTATTCGCATCGATCTTACTGAAAACACGAGCGCCTTGTAATTGAGCTAGAGTGTGTTCTACTGAAGGTAATATCATTCTCTCTCTTTTTACGCTCTCATTGAGTTTGGACATATCAACACAAACTCTCACACGACCATTAGGCTTAGGAACAATGACCATTCCTGAGCACCAATCAGTGGGTTGATCTACTTTCGAAATTACTCCCTCCACTTGCATTTTTAGCAGTTCATCCTCCACTTTCTTCATCAAGGGGATAGGTATTCGTCTGGGAGTGGACAGGGCAAAAGGCTTTGTATCTGATTTCAGACAGATGGTGTACTCTTCTTTCATCCTTCCAAGGCCCTTAAACAAATTTGGGAATTCAGCTTGCACATCAGCCACCTTGACCAAATTACATGCATCTTTTTGTACTATCTCACAGCGTTTGATTACTTGCAGAGCTTCAATGGCTGGTCTGCCAAGTAGACATCTTGTCATTCCGCTCAccacaaatatttcttgctgTGCGGTCAACGCTTTGACCTGGAGTTTGGCAACAAACTTCCCACGCACATCCAATGCATGTCCTCCTGGGCCACGTAGTGAATGTCTGGTAACGGGTTGAAGTTTAGCGTTGCTGAAGGTTGTTTTGTACACCTTTTCTGGTATCACTGTAACATCTGCACCAGTGTCGATCTTGAACCTCAACTCTCTCCCGTTCACCTTAGCGTTGGTCATCCAAGCACCTGTTACAGTTTCGATAGATCTAACACCCAAGCATAGATAACCGTGGGAATCGTCCGACTCAAAGCTAGCATCCGAAACGATTTCGATCTTTTGTTTGGATTTACACATGCGTGCGTAATGACCTACGCGTTCGCACTTATGGCATTTCGCCGTTACTGCTGGGCACGCAGCTCTGCCATGTGACGGTTTATGTCCGCATCTAGTGCAGGAATCTCTTGCCATCGGTCTGCCACCCGACGATGAACTCTTCTCCTTGTGTACGCAGGCAGTCTTCCTTTGTCTGGTTTGCGCCACAGGACGTCGTCCACGAACCGCCTCCACGACTGCAGGTGTGGAATGCGTGTCATCTTTCCTGATTACCACTTGctgttgtttgactgtctcCTTTTGTCTAGCCTTCGAAATGGCTTTCTCCAAAGTTAATTCAGAATCCAACTGCAATGTCTCCGACAAACTCGCATCACGCAAACCTACTACAATGCGGTCTCTGATGAGCTCATCGTGGAGGTCACCAAACATGCAGTGTTCCGACAGGCTGTACAGCGCAGTGACAAAAGAATCAACCGACTCCTCTGGTTCTTGTACGCGTTGATTAAACTTTGCACGTTCGAATATCACGTTGCGTCGCGCTACAAAGTGTGTATCGAATTTGCTTCTCACCTCATTATAGCTTTTCGCCTGCTCCTCCGTGAGGGTGAATGAACTCAATATTTCTTCAGCTTTCGATCCCATTGCATAGACCAGTGTGCTAATTTGAATCTTTCCGTCTTTCTCCTCTAATCCGGAAGCTGTACGGAATCGTTCGAAGCGGCGGATCCATACTGGCCACGTATCAGGGCTGACACAATCGAACGTCTCTGGCGGTGCGATCTGAAAGGCTGCCATTATTACTCCGGCTCAATTGGGTATGTTCTCGCTCCTTCGGACTCAGACCTGGGTTTGCTCAGTCAAAATCCCACGCGTGACACCATGTTGTCTGCGGGCTTAGTAGGGTTAAGACTGCTTATATTTCCGTAATACACTGATATATATCTAATTACTCAGAGGTAACTTAACACTAACATACCACATGCCACAACCGAGACAACGACACTCCTTTACGGTCAAGTACCGACTCTCAATATTTATGATTACAAACGTTTATATAGCAAGTGCACGCCCACTAATCACACTACTACTGTTACATATACCACATTCCTCCCCTCTTTGCTCCAAACATACTTCTAAGATACAATCAATTAACGCAAAACTCAACGCAACAAGTcaatcattagttaatatcatAGTCTCTATGCCACACAGGTGGAACCCGGTTTCTTTCTGGACGGACTGGTAAGTGTATGTTTGGTTCTTCTTCTTGTAGCTCATGCTCCCTGTTCTCTAATTCTGGTGGAAGTACTACTATCGATATCTCCTCTCCAAGCATTTCAACAGCTGGAGCCGGAAGACATTCTTCATCTTCAATTGCTTCATTCTTCTCAGGTCGACCTTTCTTTTCCTTGTACGTCAGtccttcttgttgttgttccaTGGGATGTCTATAACATGGTTTCAGTCTGTTGTAGTGCACCATTATGGCAGCTCCCTTCTTGACATTTTTCACCAAGTAATTCACGTCTCCTTTCTTTCTCAGTACCCTGTATGGCCCTTTCCACGAACTTGATAACTTCTTCACATGACCCTTCTTTACTGCTGGACTATATAGCCAAACCAAGTCTCCTTGTTGGTATTCATGCCTTACTTCAATTTCCTTGTTATATGACTTTGCTTGATTCTGTTGTGCCTCTGCCAAACATTCTCTAACATTTTCCATACTCTTCATCTGTGCTTCACTTAGAGCTGAAACGTATTCTGACGTTAACTGTGGTACTTGCTCTTTTCCTTCCAAGATAACATCTAACCGTTGTCGTCCATCCCTTCCAAACATTAGTTTAAACGGTGTTTCCTGTGCTGATGACTGTTTCGCTGATCTGTAAACCATCAACACCGTTGCAATCCACTCGTCCCAATTCTTCTGATTCTCATCCACATGTTTCGCTAAAAGATCTAATAGTGTTCTGTTTAACCTCTCCACCAAACCATCACACTGCGGGTGGTATGGTGTTGTTCTTGCCTTTTTCATCCCCAGCAAACTGCATAGCTCTCTCATCACTGATCCTTCGAAATTCCTTCCCTGGTCACTATGCAACACAAGTGGCACCCCAAACCTTGATATTACTTCATTGTACAGTACTTTTGCAACAGTGGTAGCTTTCTGATCAGGCAACGGAAAAACCTCTGGCCACTTTGTATAGTAATCAGAAACCACTAACAAGTATTTATTTCCGTTGTTCGAAACAGGAAGAGGACCCAAAATATCCATGGCCAGCATTTCCATGGGTGATCCAATCGGTACGCTCATCAATGGCGCTCTCGGATTCACCGCTGGTCCTTTCCTTCTTGCACACACCTCACAACAACGAACCCAGTCCATCACATCCGTAGTATACCCAGGCCACCATGCTCTCTCCTCAAGCCTAGCCAAGGTCTTCTCAACACCCATATGTCCTGCCTTGTCGTGTACCTCCTTGAGTACATCATGTATCATTGCACTTGGAATAACTAAAGCTTCTTTCCTTTCCCACCGTCCACCAGGTAGAGCCACGTACTTTTCCCTATGTAACACTCCATCCCTGATGCGTAACTGGTGATACAATCGTTTGTACGATCTCAAACATCCATCTTTACTCCAAGACCTAGGTGGCTTATGTTGGTGTTCCAGCCGATAGATGACTTCAGCTAATACCTGGTCTTGTCTCTGCAGCATTGCCATTTCATCTAACTTCCAATCTGCTTCAAATCCGACTGCATTTACAGAGTAAGGAGTCATTACTTCGTCCAGAGTCTCTGTACCATCTGCCTCTACTTTCTCTTGTTCTCCACTGTTCTGCCCCCCTACTCTTCTTGACAGAGCATCAGCTGGCACATTCGCTTTCCCGGGGATGTGTTGTACAGAAAACTCGTATTCTGCTAGTGCGGCTAACCATCTAGCTAACCTTCCTTGAGGCTCTTTCATGTTCTTCAACCAGACCAGTGGTTGATGATCTGTCCTGAGCAAGAACGGTTTACCGTAAAGGTAACATCGGAAGTGGCCTATGGCCCAGACAATTGCTATCATCTCCTTTTCAATGGTTGAATAGTTCTTTTCATGTTGGTGCAATGTCCTACTCGCAAAACTCACTACACGTTCTGAGCCCTCAACTGTCTGTTGGAGTACTGCACCCAAACCAATCTCACTAGCATCCACAGATAACTCAAAAGGTAGACTAAAGTCTGGAAAAGACAACACAGGCCTTGTAGCCATCTTTTCTCGTATCTCTGTAAATGCTTTCTCACAGCTTACAGACCACTCAAATGGTTTCTGCTTCTTCAAAAGTTCATATAGTGGTGCAGCAGTCTCAGAGAAATTAGGTATAAATCGCCTATAATACCCGGCCATACCAAGAAAGGTTTTCAGTTGGCTCACATCCTTGGGACTTGGGTATTCGCTCACTGCTTTAACCCTTTCGCTATTCGGTTGGAGTCCCTTTTCCGATACTGTCTGTCCCAGATAACACACTTCTGATCGCACAAACTGACACTTACTAGGCTTTAGCTTCAGATTAGCCTTTTCCAATCTTTCAAACACTAGTCCCAGCCTTTGCATGTGCTTGTCAAAGCTCGACGAAAACACTATTACGTCATCTAGGTAAATGAGGCACTCCGACCACTGTAACCCTGCTAGTACTACCTCCATCATCCGCTGAAAGGTTGCAGGCGCATTGGCCAATCCAAAAGGCATTTTGTTAAATTGCCACAAACCCTTTTGCGTAACAAAAGcagttttctttttgtcttcCTCTGCTACCGGCACCTGCCAGTACCCTGCTGCCAAGTCTAAGGTAGTGAAATACCTCGCACCCGATAATGCATCCAACGTGTCATCTATTCTTGGGAGAGAGTAACTATCCTTTACTGTGACAGCATTCAAACGTCGGTAATCAATACAAAATCTGACACCACCATCTCGTTTCTTCACGAGAACTACAGGCGAGGACCACGGACTATTTGAACAACTCACTATTCCTGTGTCCAACATTAGTGTCACCTGTTTGTCAACCTCCtctttcagtgtgtgtggtatTCTACGTGGTAGTTGTTTCACAGGCTGTGCTGTGCCCGTAGGTATTTTATGCTCCACTACCCCTGTCGTACCTATGTCCATAGGTCCTGTCGAAAACACACTACGATACTTAAGCAGTACTCGTGACAGCTCGTTTCTTTCCTTGTCACCAAGATGGTCCAAATGAAAGATACTCAAAAAGTTCTCAGTGTCGTTCATCTCCGTACCCACCATTCCACACACTAAACCTGACTGCTCTACTGTACTCACCTCCTCAATGTCAACCAGTTCTGCTATTACTGCTCCTGTCTTCACAAAAGTTGTGTCTCGAAGATTCAATAACTGCACTGGCACTTCACCTTGTTCTCCGTCTACTAATGCTCTAGCAACCATAACACCTGTTTTATCAACAAAACCGGCATTCGGCTCAATCACCCTTGCTCCAGTAAGACAGCATGGCCTCCCTTCAGAATCCACAACTTGACCCTTGATCATACGCCTACTGGTAGCCGGCATGGTAAAGCTATGCCTTACTGCAAGAAAACACAAACCAACTGAAGGTGTCTTCAGTGGAACTGAACCTCCTGCCCAACGCAACAGTCTCTCCTTTAGATCCAAAACTACTGCATGATGTGACAAGAAGTCGATCCCTAAGATGGGTCCTggtatgtcaacatcagccACAACAAACTTGTGAGAGATAGTCCATTCACTCATCCTAATCACTAATGACAAACTCCCTGTCACATGAATGTTAGAGCCATCTACATTCTTGAGTGCAAACCCTTCAGGCAAAGAATCTATTTGCATGTCCAACTGTGATTGTTCACCGCTAAATATTTCTAGCCATTTGTGTGAAATCACGGAAACTGACGCCCCAGTGTCTACCAAACAATTCCATGCCTTTCCCCCAATAACAACGGacaccaacaacaacgacGGATCACTAAATACCTTCTGAGTCCAACGACATGATGCAATGTGCTTTCCCTCCGGCTCACCAAATGAACTCTTGCTTCTTCTCGAAACCGTCTTCTTCATTAGAGGCTTCATTGTACTCTGCATTTGTTCCGCATCTGTCACTTTGTCACGCCCCAACACCATTCTTCTGCGAGAACACGCCCGTGCCAAATGACCTAACTCaccacaaacataacatgGACCAATGTCCTTCCCACGATATCTGGATACATCATTAGTAGGACAAAACCGCTTGTAATGTCCGTACTCACCACAACCAAAACATTGCACTTGTTTGCAATTCCGTTGTGTCTGCTTCGCCTCCCCTCTTACCGGGTGTGATGTCTTCTCGAGAGTGTCCAGTCGATCTGATATAGCTCGCACTGCTCTCATAACGTGACCCGACGCACTCTCTTCTTCGTCGTCATCCTCACACGTCGTTACTCCAGCGATTCGCCTAGCTCGCAAGCCTCTGCGCTTCTCCAACAGCATCAACTCCCTAGCTCGCGTAACCGTATCTTCAAGCGTTTTAGGCGCGAGGATGAACAATTGATCCGCGACAGGCGTTGGCAAACCCTCCAGAAAGTAATCGATCAATTGCCTATTACGAAGTTCGTTAGGCAAATTCGGCGCTGCCCGATCGATCAGCCGCTCTAACGCTCGTAGGAAGACCTCCACATCCTCTCCAGCCTGCATCTTCCGGTCTTGCAGCTGTCGATGCGCTAA of the Corticium candelabrum chromosome 2, ooCorCand1.1, whole genome shotgun sequence genome contains:
- the LOC134176582 gene encoding uncharacterized protein K02A2.6-like — its product is MAAFQIAPPETFDCVSPDTWPVWIRRFERFRTASGLEEKDGKIQISTLVYAMGSKAEEILSSFTLTEEQAKSYNEVRSKFDTHFVARRNVIFERAKFNQRVQEPEESVDSFVTALYSLSEHCMFGDLHDELIRDRIVVGLRDASLSETLQLDSELTLEKAISKARQKETVKQQQVVIRKDDTHSTPAVVEAVRGRRPVAQTRQRKTACVHKEKSSSSGGRPMARDSCTRCGHKPSHGRAACPAVTAKCHKCERVGHYARMCKSKQKIEIVSDASFESDDSHGYLCLGVRSIETVTGAWMTNAKVNGRELRFKIDTGADVTVIPEKVYKTTFSNAKLQPVTRHSLRGPGGHALDVRGKFVAKLQVKALTAQQEIFVVSGMTRCLLGRPAIEALQVIKRCEIVQKDACNLVKVADVQAEFPNLFKGLGRMKEEYTICLKSDTKPFALSTPRRIPIPLMKKVEDELLKMQVEGVISKVDQPTDWCSGMVIVPKPNGRVRVCVDMSKLNESVKRERMILPSVEHTLAQLQGARVFSKIDANSGFWQIPLSNESALLTTFITPFGRFCYNRLPFGITSAPELFQKRMSETLNGVPGTLCLMDDILVYGKTQAEHDQHLRKVLERVQQAGLTLNQEKCVISTNTVKFLGHVVDHTGIRSDPDKIKAIKEMTEPSTPTEVRRFLGMVNQLGKFLPRLAEKTEPLRALITSKSEWMWGDSQRCAFETIKEDLSQPPVLALYSPTRPTAVSADASAYGLGAVIRQKQDNGEWKPIAYASRSLTSAEARYAQIEKEALSITWACDRFRDYLLGMAFHVETDHKPLVSLLSSNRRLEELPLRVQRFRLRLMQYQFTISHVPGRNLHTPDTLSRSPLQENRASSKSQEVAIASDEYVDHILDSLPVQTETLAKIREQQDADETSYQLKQFCRKGWPPKHKLKGDIKKFWAVSSELSVEEGLLLRGSRLVIPTSMQAEILHKLHLGHLGITKCRERARSAVWWPGITSQLQDKIEHCSICSKQRPIPVEPLFPTVFPSRPWQTLGTDLFEWGGRSFLLVVDYYSRYPEVVSLTNTSSKEVIYKMKAIFARHGIPDEVRSDNGPQYASEIFAKFAKEYDFVHTTSSPRYPQSNGEAERMVQTMKKLLTKSDDPYQGLLSYRSAPLSNGYSPAELLMGRQLRGFVPTTPATLLPKHVPYRDIRVKEQIQRQTTKERFDKQHRAKELPPLSSGEGVWIPDRKERGSILQQSKTPRSYTISTPSGEFRRNRRHIVRDHQRKEPVPEDKKTEMKKEEPTESTVQHPPSVQPDLTTTRSGRAVKPPQKLDL